Genomic DNA from Oceanispirochaeta sp.:
TTTATTGCATATGTTCCCTAAAATTGAACTTCATCGTCATCTAGAGGGAACTTTCGATATAGATACCCTCTATGACATTTCAATAAAAAATGGATTGGATACTCCCCGGGAGAAACAAAAATTTAAGGAATATTGTCAATTTCCTAAAGACCATGAGTCTGATTTTCTATTATTCCTGGCAAAATTTCATACAAACTGGTACAGATCACTCGATGATGTCTATAAAGTTGTATATAACTCGGTGAAAAAAATTGTCAATGAAGGCATCCATTACATCGAGCTTCGTTTTTCTCCTGAGCATTTTTCTTTGGAAAACAATTTTGACCGGTTGGAAATTACCAAAATTGTAATCAATGCCGCCGATGCAGCAGCCAAGTCAAGCGGGCTGAAGATTAAATATATACTGACATTTAACCGGGGAAAGCAGACCTCTTCTGAAATGCTTAAATTATACAGGACAATGTTGGATCTCAACATTGACAGCATTGTTGGTGTGGACCTTGCCGGAGATGAAACCAATTTCCCTCCAGAACTATTTTCTAAATTTTTCGATGCAGTCAACGAGATTGGCGTTCATAAGATTGATATTCATGCCGGTGAAGTTACTGATTCAAGTCAAATATGGACAGCCATTGATAAACTTCATGCCGATAGAATAGGTCATGGAGTCTCTACTATCTATGATGAGAAGTTGCAGCTTGAACTAATCGATAGAAACATTTACCTCTGTCAGTGTGTTATTTCTAATTTTCAGACAGCAGCATGGTCTGATACACCATCCCATCCCATCGCCCGCCTATTCAGAAAGAATGTCCCGGTTTCTATAAGTTCAGATGACCCGACAATTCAGAATGCCAATTTAGTCGATGATTATCTAACAATCGTCAAGAATTTTGATTTTTCCTTTCAAGAATTGGTTAAAATTAATTTCAATACGATTGATGCCTCTTTTCTCTCAGCAGATCAGAAAAGTTCAATGAAATTAGATTATTCCAAAGCCCTGGATTTCTTCATTCAGAAAAATTCTTAACAATTTATCCACAGGAATAGAAGCTGTTTTTCTGAGAATGAGAAATAATTAATTATATTAATTGCAATGATATATTCGAGCAGAGCAGATAAACTGAGGATTTTTATCCCCAGTTTATACACAGGCAGAGTGGTCACTCTGCTTTTTTTATCATTAGAGCGTAAGAACAATGGATCTGACCCCTCAACCGGGACAGTCAGTGAAGTCGCACCTTTAGATTCATACATATCAGGAGTTCTATACCCCAAATATGAATGTTTACTTTGTCGATTATAGAAGACTTCAATATCTTCGAACAGAACATTTTTTGCTTCTTGTCAACATTCAAAAATTTCATTCTGCAACCATTCTGCCTTAATGCTTTAAAAAAGGTCTCACCACAGGCATTGTCCCAGCAATCACCTTTGTGACTCATGCTTTGAAACATCAGTTCTGACTTCAATGCATTAAGGAATCTCTTGGAGCAGGACTGACTTCCTCTATCGGAATGAAAGATTAGGAGTTCTCAGCTGTACAGCATGCCAGAAGGCCATAAGAAGTAAGTTTGTATCTATTCGTGAACTTTCCCGACCGACCAGCAACGTTCCTGGAATATAAATCGATAATTACACATAAGTATATCCATACTTCTGCTGTCCAGACGGAGTTGAGATCACGGACCCTTTCTGATTGAGATCAGAGACTGAAAAAAACCGATTCAGTAGATAGAGACACACATTGTGGTTATGCTTGGTATTTGTTGTAATCAGGATTTTTTTCTTCATTCTCTGGTTTAAGTCATTGTCACTGAGTATACGAGCCTCTTTTTTATGATTTATCGGTGTCCCTATGTCTTTCAGGTCATCAGAGATTATTGGAGTACCATTAGAAAAACGGCTTTGTTTCTGGAGATCTTGTATCTTCCCAACAAGATCTC
This window encodes:
- the add gene encoding adenosine deaminase, which produces MFPKIELHRHLEGTFDIDTLYDISIKNGLDTPREKQKFKEYCQFPKDHESDFLLFLAKFHTNWYRSLDDVYKVVYNSVKKIVNEGIHYIELRFSPEHFSLENNFDRLEITKIVINAADAAAKSSGLKIKYILTFNRGKQTSSEMLKLYRTMLDLNIDSIVGVDLAGDETNFPPELFSKFFDAVNEIGVHKIDIHAGEVTDSSQIWTAIDKLHADRIGHGVSTIYDEKLQLELIDRNIYLCQCVISNFQTAAWSDTPSHPIARLFRKNVPVSISSDDPTIQNANLVDDYLTIVKNFDFSFQELVKINFNTIDASFLSADQKSSMKLDYSKALDFFIQKNS